The following are encoded together in the Nocardioides thalensis genome:
- a CDS encoding DUF952 domain-containing protein — MATIFHLALASDWEAAQGEGAYTISTRGRTLAEEGFIHASRADQWPAVRERFYADVTEPLLLLQIDTDLLDVPVVEEPAAPGGTETFPHLYGPLRVDAVVRALPLPEAGTTPDGPAPTPAAPGPTAPGPSFSRLFLQEMFANVLVAAVVLVCTVAGAAVGYTQGDTGGLVGAGVGLAVGVVAGVWLHARRSGASAG; from the coding sequence ATGGCCACGATCTTCCACCTCGCGCTCGCCTCCGACTGGGAGGCGGCGCAGGGCGAAGGCGCCTACACGATCTCCACGCGCGGGCGCACGCTCGCCGAGGAGGGCTTCATCCACGCCAGCCGTGCCGACCAGTGGCCGGCGGTGCGCGAGCGCTTCTACGCCGACGTCACCGAGCCGCTGCTGCTCCTCCAGATCGACACCGACCTGCTCGACGTGCCGGTGGTCGAGGAGCCGGCGGCACCGGGCGGCACCGAGACGTTCCCGCACCTCTACGGGCCGCTCCGGGTCGACGCCGTCGTGCGCGCCCTGCCACTGCCGGAGGCGGGTACGACGCCGGATGGACCGGCCCCCACCCCCGCTGCGCCGGGACCCACCGCACCCGGACCGAGCTTCAGCCGGCTGTTCCTCCAGGAGATGTTCGCCAACGTGCTCGTCGCCGCGGTCGTGCTCGTCTGCACCGTCGCCGGCGCGGCGGTCGGCTACACGCAGGGCGACACCGGCGGGCTGGTCGGCGCGGGGGTCGGTCTCGCGGTGGGTGTCGTCGCGGGCGTCTGGCTCCACGCGCGGCGGAGCGGCGCGAGCGCCGGCTAG
- a CDS encoding helix-turn-helix domain-containing protein — translation MATDTSRRRTELADFLRTRRERLTPDDVGLPRGGRRRTPGLRREEVALLAGIGVTWYTWLEQGRDINASVQVLEAIARTLQMDNQERWHLFQLAGVTIAAASSEHAELSTAQQEVLDQLDPFPSAVVSPRFDILGYNRAYNRLFGDVDSIEPGERNTIWLFFTSPRLKDMCIGNRAQAAAHLVATLRSASAQHVDDPLWTGLVQRLREASEEFDALWRRHDVVHGALPAKDFRSPVGDLHLQVSRFEMGENGSARMTVYSPRDEATRGRLTQLVEYDAAQRLRAV, via the coding sequence GTGGCCACCGACACCTCGCGCCGGCGTACCGAGCTCGCCGACTTCCTCCGCACGCGACGCGAGCGGCTCACGCCCGACGACGTCGGGCTCCCGCGCGGAGGTCGCCGACGCACGCCGGGCCTGCGGCGCGAGGAGGTCGCTCTGCTCGCCGGGATCGGCGTGACCTGGTACACCTGGCTCGAGCAGGGACGCGACATCAACGCGTCGGTCCAGGTGCTCGAGGCGATCGCGCGGACGCTGCAGATGGACAACCAGGAACGCTGGCACCTGTTCCAGCTGGCCGGGGTCACGATCGCCGCCGCGTCCTCGGAGCACGCGGAGCTGTCCACGGCTCAGCAGGAGGTGCTCGACCAGCTCGACCCGTTCCCGTCCGCGGTGGTGTCGCCGCGGTTCGACATCCTCGGCTACAACCGCGCCTACAACCGGCTGTTCGGTGACGTGGACTCGATCGAGCCGGGCGAGCGCAACACGATCTGGCTGTTCTTCACGAGCCCGCGCCTGAAGGACATGTGCATCGGCAACCGCGCGCAGGCCGCCGCCCACCTGGTCGCGACGCTGCGCTCGGCGTCGGCCCAGCACGTCGACGACCCGTTGTGGACCGGCCTCGTGCAGCGTCTGCGCGAGGCGTCCGAGGAGTTCGACGCGCTCTGGCGCCGCCACGACGTCGTCCACGGCGCGCTGCCCGCGAAGGACTTCCGCAGCCCGGTCGGCGACCTCCACCTCCAGGTCAGCCGGTTCGAGATGGGCGAGAACGGCAGCGCCCGGATGACGGTCTACTCGCCGCGCGACGAGGCGACCCGCGGGCGGCTCACGCAGCTCGTCGAGTACGACGCCGCGCAGCGCCTGCGGGCGGTCTAG
- a CDS encoding cob(I)yrinic acid a,c-diamide adenosyltransferase has protein sequence MVNLTRIYTRTGDAGETRLGDMSVTTKTDSRLEAYADVDEANAFIGVAVATGGLDDDVVKVLVHVQNDLFDVGADLCNPVTDDPEYPPLRVEQDYVDRLEAWCDHYNEQLPNLRSFILNGGTPAAAQLHVARTVVRRAERKAWAAYAEHGEVMNKLAITYLNRLSDLVFILARYANREHGDVLWVPGGERSK, from the coding sequence ATGGTCAACCTCACCCGCATCTACACGCGCACCGGCGACGCCGGCGAGACCCGGCTCGGCGACATGAGCGTCACGACGAAGACCGACTCGCGGCTCGAGGCCTACGCCGACGTCGACGAGGCCAACGCCTTCATCGGCGTCGCAGTGGCGACGGGCGGGCTCGACGACGACGTCGTCAAGGTGCTGGTGCACGTGCAGAACGACCTCTTCGACGTGGGCGCCGACCTGTGCAACCCGGTGACGGACGACCCGGAGTACCCGCCGCTGCGCGTGGAGCAGGACTACGTCGACCGGCTCGAGGCGTGGTGCGACCACTACAACGAGCAGCTGCCCAACCTGCGCTCGTTCATCCTCAACGGCGGTACGCCGGCCGCCGCCCAGCTGCACGTCGCCCGCACCGTGGTGCGCCGGGCCGAGCGCAAGGCGTGGGCGGCGTACGCCGAGCACGGCGAGGTCATGAACAAGCTGGCGATCACCTACCTCAACCGGCTCTCCGACCTGGTGTTCATCCTCGCCCGGTACGCCAACCGCGAGCACGGCGACGTGCTGTGGGTCCCGGGAGGCGAGCGGAGCAAGTGA
- a CDS encoding MFS transporter: MTSTLPRPSTGDAVDQRRLHPAALVAALAALTVPVMSFFSVNVALGEIGVDLDASPGMLQLVVGAYGVMYAALVVIGGRLGDSHGRKRMLVLGLAAFAVTSLLCAAAQTPLQLVGARFVQGVSAALVAPQVLASIHANTEGHHRTRALAWFGATAGIATSLAFLVGGSLAGSDLGWRSVFWINLPLGVLVLAAVVRWLPESKAPSRTALDWPGAGLLFATMALLILPLTEGRTLDWPLWTWLCLAGVPVAATALVAWQARTERRGDLPLVPPSLFRFRSIPVGLAVATPMFVTFGGFMFVYSYMAAVHGLDPLRIGVSLLPMSAAFLVASIVAGRLLPRYGATVLTVGALVAAAGFGWLALALDDLGATATFGAAEVALPMALSGLGLGLVWSPIVGVVLSQVPAHLAGLGGGLLITVMQAGLGFGSAVVGSVYLGWGVGDGFERTVLLLAAAMVVVAGLTRLLDSRRG, from the coding sequence ATGACTTCCACCCTCCCCCGACCCTCGACCGGCGACGCGGTCGACCAGCGACGGTTGCACCCGGCAGCCCTGGTGGCCGCCCTCGCGGCCCTGACCGTGCCCGTCATGTCCTTCTTCAGCGTCAACGTCGCGCTCGGAGAGATCGGCGTCGACCTCGACGCATCGCCCGGCATGCTGCAGCTCGTCGTCGGCGCCTACGGCGTCATGTACGCCGCGCTGGTGGTGATCGGCGGGCGGCTCGGCGACTCCCACGGGCGCAAGCGGATGCTGGTGCTCGGGCTCGCGGCGTTCGCGGTGACCAGCCTGCTGTGTGCCGCCGCCCAGACCCCGCTCCAGCTCGTGGGCGCCCGCTTCGTGCAGGGCGTCAGCGCCGCGCTCGTCGCTCCGCAGGTGCTGGCGAGCATCCACGCCAACACCGAGGGCCACCACCGCACCCGCGCGCTGGCCTGGTTCGGCGCGACGGCCGGCATCGCCACCTCCCTGGCGTTCCTGGTCGGCGGCAGCTTGGCGGGGTCCGACCTCGGCTGGCGCTCGGTGTTCTGGATCAACCTTCCGCTCGGCGTGCTCGTGCTCGCCGCAGTGGTCCGCTGGCTCCCCGAGTCCAAGGCCCCGTCGCGCACGGCGCTCGACTGGCCGGGCGCCGGCCTGCTGTTCGCGACGATGGCCCTGCTGATCCTGCCCCTCACCGAGGGCCGCACGCTCGACTGGCCCCTGTGGACCTGGCTGTGCCTCGCCGGCGTCCCGGTGGCGGCAACCGCGCTCGTGGCATGGCAGGCGCGCACCGAGCGCCGCGGCGACCTCCCGCTCGTGCCGCCGAGCCTGTTCCGGTTCCGCAGCATCCCCGTCGGCCTCGCCGTCGCCACCCCGATGTTCGTGACCTTCGGCGGCTTCATGTTCGTCTACTCCTACATGGCTGCCGTCCACGGCCTCGACCCGCTGCGCATCGGCGTGAGCCTGCTCCCGATGTCGGCCGCGTTCCTCGTCGCCTCCATCGTGGCCGGACGCCTCCTTCCGCGGTACGGCGCCACCGTGCTCACCGTGGGCGCACTGGTCGCGGCCGCCGGGTTCGGCTGGCTCGCCCTCGCGCTCGACGACCTCGGAGCGACCGCGACGTTCGGCGCCGCGGAGGTCGCCCTGCCGATGGCGCTCAGCGGACTCGGCCTCGGCCTCGTGTGGTCGCCGATCGTCGGCGTCGTCCTGAGCCAGGTGCCGGCCCACCTCGCCGGCCTCGGCGGCGGACTGCTGATCACGGTGATGCAGGCCGGTCTCGGCTTCGGCTCGGCCGTCGTCGGGTCGGTCTACCTCGGCTGGGGCGTGGGCGACGGGTTCGAGCGCACCGTGCTCCTCCTGGCGGCCGCGATGGTCGTGGTCGCCGGGCTCACCCGGCTGCTGGACTCCCGGCGAGGCTGA
- a CDS encoding NAD(P)-binding protein: MAEALSADYVVVGAGAAGMAFADAVVGHSDAEVVIVDRRHAPGGHWVDAYPFVRLHQASLFYGVAGEQLGDGSVQTSGPEQGLQERATAPEICAYYTRVMDRLVRTGQVRFLPGCDWLADGRARSRASGKEYAVSARRAVVDAHYLEPMIPATTPAPFEVGDGARVIPVNELVRLDGAPSRYAIVGSGKTATDSIVWLLGNGVDPDRICWIRPRDPWLLNRAKVQPDPAVFLGIGADMMEAAATASSLDQMFLRLEEAGVVLRIDTAITPTMARTPTLAQWELDLLRSVDDVVRLGHVRHVDPGRMVLDDGTVPLAADTVVVHCAAAGLRDRPSVPIWGEGTITVQPTRAGFPCFGAAMIGYVEATRGDTDEKNRVCPPSTYPNSLADWTRMQVLGARSAAAFNAEPDIAAWANDCLLNPARVPAEKAGDPAVGAVKERIAAAGGPGLARMAELAGL, encoded by the coding sequence ATGGCGGAGGCGCTCAGCGCTGATTACGTCGTGGTCGGCGCGGGAGCGGCGGGCATGGCGTTCGCCGACGCCGTCGTCGGCCACTCGGATGCCGAGGTCGTCATCGTCGACCGGCGCCACGCTCCTGGGGGCCACTGGGTCGACGCCTACCCGTTCGTCCGGCTCCACCAGGCGTCATTGTTCTACGGCGTCGCGGGGGAGCAGCTCGGCGACGGCAGCGTCCAGACCTCCGGCCCCGAGCAGGGGCTCCAGGAGCGTGCGACCGCTCCGGAGATCTGCGCCTACTACACGCGGGTCATGGACCGTCTCGTGCGGACCGGGCAGGTGAGGTTCCTGCCCGGCTGCGACTGGCTGGCGGACGGACGCGCCCGCTCGCGCGCCTCGGGCAAGGAGTACGCCGTGAGCGCCCGCCGTGCCGTCGTCGACGCCCACTACCTCGAGCCGATGATCCCGGCGACGACGCCGGCGCCGTTCGAGGTCGGTGACGGTGCCCGGGTGATCCCCGTCAACGAGCTGGTCCGGCTCGACGGCGCACCGTCGCGCTACGCGATCGTCGGCTCCGGCAAGACTGCGACGGACTCCATCGTGTGGCTGCTCGGCAACGGCGTCGACCCGGACCGCATCTGCTGGATCCGGCCGCGCGACCCCTGGCTCCTCAACAGGGCGAAGGTGCAACCCGATCCCGCCGTCTTCCTCGGCATCGGCGCCGACATGATGGAGGCCGCGGCGACCGCATCGTCCCTGGACCAGATGTTCCTGCGCCTCGAGGAGGCCGGCGTCGTGCTGCGGATCGACACCGCCATCACCCCCACGATGGCGCGGACGCCGACCCTGGCGCAGTGGGAGCTCGACCTCCTGCGTTCGGTCGACGACGTCGTTCGGCTCGGTCACGTCCGGCACGTGGATCCCGGCCGCATGGTGCTCGACGACGGCACGGTGCCGCTGGCCGCGGACACGGTCGTCGTGCACTGCGCCGCGGCCGGGCTGCGGGACCGGCCGTCCGTGCCGATCTGGGGCGAGGGCACGATCACGGTGCAGCCGACCCGGGCCGGGTTCCCCTGCTTCGGTGCCGCGATGATCGGCTACGTCGAGGCGACCCGCGGCGACACCGACGAGAAGAACCGGGTGTGCCCGCCGTCGACCTACCCGAACTCGCTCGCGGACTGGACACGCATGCAGGTGCTCGGCGCCCGGTCCGCGGCGGCGTTCAACGCCGAACCCGACATCGCGGCATGGGCCAACGACTGCCTGCTCAACCCCGCGCGGGTGCCGGCCGAGAAGGCCGGCGACCCGGCCGTGGGTGCGGTGAAGGAGCGGATCGCCGCTGCCGGCGGCCCCGGACTGGCCCGGATGGCGGAGCTCGCCGGGCTCTGA
- a CDS encoding lytic murein transglycosylase yields MIRAAVAAVAVLALLSGCSGEEERASQPTEETTGRHRVPDPPADPDPDKTAQVPELDSQPLPSAPPVTESWQAPRTPAELADRLTLAEDLLHDPGSAQRVLDAAAFETQLLYRHLARTPAWEERVRSAIPARYRASLGDHLTARRSLRSVLTELSDTVPAWRIVPPEPTQELERYYRDGEEEFGVPWEVLAAVNFVETGFGKIRGTSVAGAQGPMQFMPETWAAYGEGDVNDPRDAILGAARYLASNGGGTGDPADLENALHRYNNHSGYVQGILAYARIIERDPAALDGLVRWQIMYLSEIGDLWLPVGYESQESIPARRYAEEHPERHLGTITN; encoded by the coding sequence GTGATCCGGGCAGCGGTCGCCGCGGTCGCCGTCCTCGCGCTGCTCTCGGGGTGCAGCGGCGAGGAGGAGCGTGCTTCGCAGCCGACGGAGGAGACGACCGGGCGGCACCGGGTCCCGGACCCGCCGGCCGACCCGGACCCGGACAAGACCGCCCAGGTGCCCGAGCTCGATTCCCAGCCGCTGCCGAGCGCGCCACCGGTCACCGAGTCCTGGCAGGCGCCGCGGACCCCGGCCGAGCTGGCCGACCGGCTGACCCTCGCCGAGGACCTCCTCCACGACCCGGGCTCGGCTCAGCGCGTGCTCGACGCGGCGGCGTTCGAGACCCAGCTGCTCTACCGCCACCTCGCCCGGACCCCGGCCTGGGAGGAGCGGGTGCGCTCCGCGATCCCCGCCCGCTACCGCGCGTCGCTCGGCGACCACCTGACCGCGCGGCGCTCGCTGCGCAGCGTGCTGACCGAGCTGTCCGACACCGTGCCGGCGTGGCGGATCGTGCCCCCGGAGCCCACCCAGGAGCTGGAGCGCTACTACCGCGACGGCGAGGAGGAGTTCGGCGTGCCGTGGGAGGTGCTGGCCGCGGTCAACTTCGTCGAGACCGGGTTCGGCAAGATCCGCGGAACGTCGGTCGCCGGGGCGCAGGGACCGATGCAGTTCATGCCCGAGACCTGGGCGGCGTACGGCGAGGGCGACGTCAACGACCCCCGCGACGCGATCCTCGGCGCCGCGCGCTACCTCGCGTCCAACGGCGGCGGCACCGGCGACCCGGCGGACCTGGAGAACGCGCTCCACCGCTACAACAACCACTCGGGCTACGTGCAGGGGATCCTCGCCTACGCGCGCATCATCGAGCGCGACCCCGCCGCCCTCGACGGGCTGGTGCGGTGGCAGATCATGTACCTCTCCGAGATCGGCGACCTGTGGCTGCCGGTCGGCTACGAGTCGCAGGAGTCCATCCCGGCGCGGCGGTACGCGGAGGAGCACCCCGAGCGGCACCTCGGCACGATCACGAACTGA
- a CDS encoding ferritin — protein sequence MAATRFSDQLNAQIGNEFASHNQYLACAVHYDALTMPQTAAFFYNQALEERDHAMMMVQYLLDTDVPVTIPAVPAPTADFADVVEPVALALEQERRVTQQINDLLRTAREENDFASEQFMQWFIKEQVEEVATMSDLLAVVTRSKDDVNDIEEWVARETGGAQDDPTAPRLAGA from the coding sequence ATGGCTGCCACCCGCTTCTCCGACCAGCTCAACGCCCAGATCGGCAACGAGTTCGCGTCCCACAACCAGTACCTCGCCTGCGCCGTCCACTACGACGCGCTGACGATGCCCCAAACGGCGGCCTTCTTCTACAACCAGGCGCTCGAGGAGCGTGACCACGCGATGATGATGGTGCAATACCTCCTCGACACCGACGTTCCGGTCACCATCCCCGCCGTGCCCGCGCCGACCGCCGACTTCGCCGACGTGGTCGAGCCCGTCGCGCTCGCGCTCGAGCAGGAGCGGCGGGTCACCCAGCAGATCAACGACCTGCTGCGCACCGCGCGCGAGGAGAACGACTTCGCCTCCGAGCAGTTCATGCAGTGGTTCATCAAGGAGCAGGTCGAGGAGGTCGCGACGATGAGCGACCTGCTCGCCGTCGTGACCCGCAGCAAGGACGACGTCAACGACATCGAGGAGTGGGTCGCCCGCGAGACCGGGGGCGCCCAGGACGACCCGACGGCGCCGCGGTTGGCCGGCGCCTGA
- a CDS encoding protein meaA: MTAKDRPWVMRTYAGHSTAEASNALYRTNLAKGQTGLSVAFDLPTQTGYDPDSPLARGEVGKVGVPVPHLGEMRKLFNEIPLTEMNTSMTINATAMWLLAMYQVVAEEQNPDLSPSEVAHQLAGTTQNDIIKEYLSRGTYVFPPEHSLRLIADMIAYTVHEIPKWNPINICSYHLQEAGATPTQELAYALCTAIAVLDQVKNSGQVNDEDFEKVVGRISFFVNAGVRFIEETCKMRAFVELWDEITRERYGVQDPKMRRFRYGVQVNSLGLTEAQPENNVQRIVLEMLGVTLSKKARARAVQLPAWNEALGLPRPWDQQWSLRLQQVLAFESDLLEYDDIFDGSHVIEAKVKELVDGAKAEIDRVQAMGGAIAAVDSGYMKQELVSAHAARRSRIEAGDEVIVGVNKYETTEPSPLTANLDEAIMTADPKAEESAIASVEAWKAQRDQAEVDEALAKLANDAKSGVNLMTATLAAARAGATTGEWAGTLREVFGEFRAPTGVAGAVGVAEAGAELTAVRDAVKRTGEELGGRLRLLVGKPGLDGHSNGAEQVAVRARDAGFEVIYQGIRLTPEQIVAAAVAEDVHCVGLSILSGSHMELVPAVLEGLKAQGMADVPVIVGGIIPESDGRKLVELGVAAVYTPKDFGLTEIMGGIVDVIRKANGLG, encoded by the coding sequence ATGACTGCGAAGGACCGCCCCTGGGTGATGCGCACGTACGCCGGCCACTCGACCGCCGAGGCGTCCAACGCGCTCTACCGCACCAATCTCGCCAAGGGGCAGACCGGTCTCTCGGTCGCCTTCGACCTGCCGACGCAGACCGGCTACGACCCCGACAGCCCGCTCGCCCGCGGCGAGGTCGGCAAGGTCGGCGTGCCGGTCCCGCACCTCGGGGAGATGCGCAAGCTCTTCAACGAGATCCCGCTCACCGAGATGAACACCTCGATGACGATCAACGCCACCGCGATGTGGCTGCTGGCGATGTACCAGGTGGTCGCCGAGGAGCAGAACCCCGACCTGTCGCCGTCCGAGGTCGCCCACCAGCTCGCGGGCACGACCCAGAACGACATCATCAAGGAGTACCTGTCGCGGGGCACCTACGTGTTCCCGCCCGAGCACTCGCTGCGGCTGATCGCCGACATGATCGCCTACACGGTCCACGAGATCCCGAAGTGGAACCCGATCAACATCTGCAGCTACCACCTGCAGGAGGCCGGCGCCACGCCGACGCAGGAGCTCGCCTACGCGCTGTGCACCGCGATCGCGGTCCTCGACCAGGTCAAGAACTCCGGCCAGGTCAACGACGAGGACTTCGAGAAGGTCGTCGGGCGGATCTCCTTCTTCGTCAACGCCGGCGTCCGGTTCATCGAGGAGACCTGCAAGATGCGGGCCTTCGTGGAGCTGTGGGACGAGATCACCCGCGAGCGGTACGGCGTGCAGGACCCGAAGATGCGCCGGTTCCGCTACGGGGTGCAGGTCAACTCCCTCGGCCTCACCGAGGCGCAGCCCGAGAACAACGTGCAGCGGATCGTGCTCGAGATGCTCGGCGTGACGCTGTCGAAGAAGGCGCGCGCCCGCGCCGTACAGCTGCCGGCCTGGAACGAGGCGCTCGGCCTGCCGCGCCCGTGGGACCAGCAGTGGTCGCTGCGCCTCCAGCAGGTGCTGGCCTTCGAGTCCGACCTGCTGGAGTACGACGACATCTTTGACGGCTCCCACGTGATCGAGGCGAAGGTCAAGGAACTCGTCGACGGCGCCAAGGCCGAGATCGACCGGGTGCAGGCGATGGGCGGCGCGATCGCCGCCGTCGACTCCGGCTACATGAAGCAGGAGCTGGTCTCGGCCCACGCGGCGCGCCGCTCCCGGATCGAGGCCGGCGACGAGGTCATCGTCGGCGTCAACAAGTACGAGACCACCGAGCCGAGCCCGCTGACCGCCAACCTCGACGAGGCGATCATGACCGCCGACCCGAAGGCGGAGGAGTCCGCGATCGCGTCGGTCGAGGCGTGGAAGGCCCAGCGCGACCAGGCCGAGGTCGACGAGGCGCTCGCGAAGCTCGCGAACGATGCGAAGTCGGGCGTCAACCTGATGACCGCGACGCTGGCCGCGGCTCGCGCTGGTGCGACGACGGGCGAATGGGCCGGGACCCTGCGCGAGGTGTTCGGCGAGTTCCGCGCGCCCACCGGTGTGGCCGGCGCCGTCGGGGTCGCCGAGGCAGGTGCCGAGCTGACCGCTGTCCGCGACGCCGTGAAGCGCACCGGCGAGGAGCTCGGCGGCCGGCTGCGGCTGCTCGTCGGCAAGCCGGGGCTCGACGGGCACTCCAACGGCGCCGAGCAGGTGGCCGTCCGCGCCCGCGACGCCGGGTTCGAGGTCATCTACCAGGGCATCCGGCTCACGCCGGAGCAGATCGTCGCCGCGGCCGTGGCCGAGGACGTGCACTGCGTCGGCCTCTCGATCCTCTCCGGCTCGCACATGGAGCTGGTGCCGGCGGTGCTCGAGGGCCTGAAGGCCCAGGGCATGGCCGACGTGCCGGTGATCGTCGGCGGCATCATCCCCGAGTCCGACGGGCGCAAGCTGGTGGAGCTCGGCGTCGCCGCGGTCTACACGCCCAAGGACTTCGGGCTGACCGAGATCATGGGCGGGATCGTCGACGTGATCCGGAAGGCCAACGGGCTGGGCTGA
- a CDS encoding STAS domain-containing protein: MDITTDGPHLRLSGDLDVRSTFEVRNAIYDALARGDDHTPVTIDISEVDSIDHTALKVIAAASRNAAREGRRVVLRGACPAVLRMLHISHLIRVVEVEREPIAV; this comes from the coding sequence ATGGACATCACCACCGATGGACCCCACCTGCGCCTCAGCGGCGACCTCGACGTGCGCAGCACCTTCGAGGTCCGCAACGCGATCTACGACGCGCTGGCCCGCGGCGACGACCACACGCCGGTCACGATCGACATCTCCGAGGTCGACAGCATCGACCACACCGCGCTCAAGGTGATCGCCGCCGCCAGCCGCAACGCCGCCCGTGAGGGTCGCCGCGTCGTGCTCCGCGGGGCGTGCCCGGCGGTGCTCCGGATGCTGCACATCAGCCACCTGATCCGGGTGGTCGAGGTCGAGCGCGAGCCCATCGCGGTGTGA
- a CDS encoding FAD-dependent oxidoreductase, with protein MARVIVVGAGVIGLSCAVRLAEAGHRVDVVARDLPRETTSAVAGAFWSPHGALPVERARAWSARSYDVFTELASDPASGVVLRPGTEVFATEQPEPEWRGAVPDLARETSLPEGYADGWTFTTPVVEMPLYLDWLAARLAALGGTLTRINLSALPPTGDGEGADLVLDCAGLGARLFAGDLSVEPVRGQVVVVEQVGLDRVWFDPAGPTYVVPRSGDIVVGGTLQPGEWSRTPDPAAADDILARAARLVPEIAGARVLRHKVGLRPARPEVRVERQGDVIHCYGHGGNGVGLSWGCADEVVSLAGSPAAG; from the coding sequence ATGGCCAGGGTGATCGTCGTCGGGGCCGGCGTGATCGGCCTGTCCTGCGCGGTGCGCCTCGCCGAGGCGGGCCACCGGGTCGACGTCGTCGCCCGCGACCTGCCCCGCGAGACGACGTCCGCCGTCGCGGGCGCGTTCTGGTCACCGCACGGCGCCCTCCCGGTGGAGCGGGCGCGCGCCTGGTCGGCCCGCTCCTACGACGTGTTCACGGAGCTCGCCTCCGATCCCGCCAGCGGCGTCGTGCTGAGGCCGGGCACGGAGGTCTTCGCGACCGAGCAGCCCGAGCCGGAGTGGCGCGGCGCCGTACCCGATCTCGCCCGGGAGACCTCGCTTCCGGAGGGCTACGCCGACGGCTGGACGTTCACCACTCCGGTCGTCGAGATGCCCCTCTACCTCGACTGGCTGGCAGCGCGGCTCGCCGCGCTCGGCGGCACGCTGACCCGCATCAACCTCTCGGCGCTGCCGCCGACCGGCGACGGCGAGGGCGCCGACCTGGTGCTCGACTGCGCCGGTCTCGGCGCCCGGCTCTTCGCCGGCGACCTGTCGGTCGAGCCGGTGCGCGGACAGGTCGTGGTCGTCGAGCAGGTGGGCCTGGACCGGGTGTGGTTCGACCCCGCGGGGCCGACGTACGTCGTGCCGCGGTCGGGCGACATCGTCGTCGGCGGCACGCTGCAGCCCGGGGAGTGGAGCCGTACGCCGGACCCGGCCGCCGCCGACGACATCCTGGCCCGCGCAGCCCGGCTGGTGCCCGAGATCGCGGGCGCGCGGGTGCTCCGCCACAAGGTCGGGCTGCGCCCCGCGCGGCCGGAGGTGCGGGTGGAGCGCCAGGGCGACGTGATCCACTGCTACGGGCACGGTGGCAACGGCGTCGGCCTCAGCTGGGGCTGTGCCGACGAGGTCGTCAGCCTCGCCGGGAGTCCAGCAGCCGGGTGA